One Gemmatimonadota bacterium DNA window includes the following coding sequences:
- a CDS encoding ABC transporter permease → MGRLFAFLGGQLAAFFIQVFQMFCYGVQCVTEMRHLYLYRHQIIGQCYAVGVSSLPLVCLISAFSGMAVAIQTAYQMEEYVPDYMVGALMVRSVILVLSPILLGLVLAGRVGAGIASELGTMKVSEQVDALTSMAVDPVGYLMLPRMLAGAIMVPVLVIYSFLVANICGFGMSMIKMAITPTELVKGMKLYFEVYDVFVGLVKSVVYGGLLTFMGSYMGLCTAGGAQGVGRAATAAVVISSALVLILDYFLTHALLY, encoded by the coding sequence CATTCCTCGGTGGGCAACTCGCCGCATTTTTTATCCAGGTTTTCCAGATGTTTTGCTATGGCGTCCAGTGCGTGACGGAAATGCGGCATCTCTACCTCTATCGACATCAGATTATCGGACAGTGCTATGCTGTTGGTGTTAGCTCTTTGCCCCTGGTCTGCCTGATTTCGGCTTTTAGCGGGATGGCGGTCGCTATTCAGACGGCTTATCAGATGGAAGAGTACGTGCCCGACTATATGGTTGGTGCGCTTATGGTCCGCTCTGTGATACTCGTGCTGTCACCCATTTTGTTGGGTCTCGTGCTCGCGGGCAGGGTGGGTGCGGGCATTGCTTCTGAACTCGGCACTATGAAAGTCTCAGAGCAAGTGGATGCGCTCACGTCAATGGCTGTCGATCCAGTGGGATATCTGATGTTGCCCCGCATGCTCGCTGGCGCGATTATGGTTCCAGTTCTCGTGATTTATTCCTTTTTGGTCGCGAATATCTGCGGGTTTGGTATGTCGATGATCAAGATGGCTATTACGCCTACAGAGTTGGTCAAAGGTATGAAGCTCTATTTTGAGGTGTATGATGTTTTTGTCGGGTTGGTCAAATCCGTTGTTTATGGTGGGTTGCTGACGTTTATGGGGTCTTACATGGGACTTTGCACCGCGGGCGGCGCACAGGGCGTTGGACGGGCTGCCACGGCTGCAGTTGTGATATCTTCCGCGCTCGTTCTCATTCTCGATTATTTTTTAACACACGCGTTGTTGTATTAA